In one Cervus canadensis isolate Bull #8, Minnesota chromosome 22, ASM1932006v1, whole genome shotgun sequence genomic region, the following are encoded:
- the LOC122424894 gene encoding ADP-ribosylation factor 4-like yields MGLTISSLFSRLFGKKQMRILMVGLDAAGKTTILYKLKLGEIVTTIPTIGFNVETVEYKNICFTVWDVGGQDKIRPLWRHYFQNTQGLIFVVDSNDRERIQEGAEELQKMLQKDELRDAVLLLFANKQDLPNAMTISEMTDKLGLQSLHNRTWYVQATCATQGTGLYEGLDWLSNELSKR; encoded by the coding sequence ATGGGCCTCAccatctcctccctcttctcccgcCTCTTCGGCAAGAAGCAGATGCGCATTTTGATGGTTGGATTGGATGCTGCTGGCAAGACGACCATTCTGTATAAACTGAAGTTAGGGGAGATAGTCACCACCATTCCTACCATTGGTTTTAATGTGGAAACAGTAGAATATAAGAACATTTGTTTCACAGTATGGGATGTTGGTGGTCAAGATAAAATTAGGCCTCTCTGGAGGCATTACTTTCAAAATACCCAGGGTCTTATTTTTGTGGTAGATAGCAATGATCGTGAAAGAATTCAGGAAGGAGCAGAAGAGCTGCAGAAAATGCTTCAGAAAGATGAGTTGCGAGATGCAGTGTTGCTGCTTTTTGCAAACAAACAGGACTTGCCGAATGCTATGACCATTAGTGAAATGACAGATAAATTAGGTCTTCAGTCCCTTCATAACAGAACATGGTATGTTCAAGCCACTTGTGCTACACAAGGAACCGGTCTGTATGAGGGACTTGACTGGCTGTCAAATGAGCTTTCAAAACGTTAA